A genomic stretch from Candidatus Methanomassiliicoccus intestinalis Issoire-Mx1 includes:
- a CDS encoding elongation factor EF-2 produces MGRKEENVARAQAVAKNPEFIRNIGTAAHIDHGKTTLSDNLIAGAGMMSEDLAGQQRMLDFDEQEQARGITINAANASMVHKYNGQEYLINLIDTPGHVDFGGDVTRAMRALDGVIILVCAVEGIMPQTETVIRQAIKERVRPLLFINKVDRLINELKVTPEEMQKRFTSIITDVNRRIAAQLPEPLNKEWQVNPADGSVAFGSAFHNWAVNVPFMQKSGINFKDVYEFCKNEDQKTLAKKSPVHEVLLNMAIEHVPNPLEAQKLRIPVIWKGDMESEIGKSMMKCDPNGPVALMVTKIVIDPHAGEVALGRLFSGTLSRGQELWIAGMPNMQRSQTVSLSVGADRIPVDAMTAGNIVAVAGLKDAIAGSTVTSIKDAEPFEKISHYTEPVVTVALEAKHMKDLPKLVEVLRTVAKADPSIQVEINNETGEHLLSGMGELHLEITTYRIVNDFKIEINQSPPIVVYRESVKGKSETFEGKSPNKHNRFFVEVSPLEQPIIDAIKTGEISVDGKIKDTKELAKKLQDLGMDREEAKGVVMFKDNNVFIDGTKGIQYLNETIELCKQGFEEAMSLGPLAQEKTMGLKVKLMDAKLHEDSIHRGPAQVIPAFRSAVYGAMCLGKRVLMEPLTKIYINCPESVMGDALRELQQRRGVIDEISQEGEATTIVARAPVAEMFGFASTIRGATQGRALWSTENAGFVPVPPELQTKVVEQIRTRKGLKPEPYDAAYYSA; encoded by the coding sequence ATGGGACGTAAGGAAGAAAATGTTGCTAGGGCACAGGCCGTAGCTAAAAACCCTGAATTCATAAGGAATATCGGTACAGCTGCTCACATTGACCATGGAAAAACTACACTAAGCGATAACTTAATCGCTGGTGCTGGTATGATGTCAGAAGATCTTGCTGGTCAACAGCGTATGTTAGATTTTGATGAGCAGGAGCAGGCCAGAGGAATCACGATTAATGCAGCCAATGCATCCATGGTTCACAAATACAATGGACAAGAGTATCTTATCAACTTGATTGATACGCCCGGTCACGTGGACTTTGGTGGAGATGTTACCAGAGCCATGAGAGCTCTTGATGGTGTAATTATCCTAGTTTGTGCTGTTGAAGGTATAATGCCACAAACAGAAACTGTGATAAGGCAAGCCATCAAAGAGCGTGTCAGGCCATTGTTATTTATTAACAAAGTCGACAGGCTGATCAATGAGCTTAAAGTAACCCCAGAAGAGATGCAGAAGAGATTCACATCAATTATTACTGATGTAAACCGCCGTATTGCAGCACAGTTACCAGAACCTCTGAATAAAGAGTGGCAGGTCAACCCCGCAGATGGTAGTGTTGCCTTTGGAAGTGCATTCCATAACTGGGCTGTAAATGTGCCATTCATGCAGAAGAGTGGCATCAATTTCAAAGATGTCTATGAATTCTGTAAAAATGAAGACCAGAAGACACTGGCTAAAAAATCTCCAGTTCATGAAGTCCTTCTCAACATGGCAATCGAACATGTTCCTAACCCACTTGAGGCTCAGAAACTTCGTATCCCTGTAATCTGGAAGGGAGACATGGAGTCTGAAATTGGAAAGTCCATGATGAAATGCGACCCCAATGGTCCAGTGGCCTTGATGGTTACAAAAATTGTAATCGATCCCCATGCTGGTGAAGTAGCACTTGGAAGATTATTCTCTGGAACTCTATCAAGAGGACAAGAACTGTGGATTGCAGGCATGCCGAATATGCAGCGCTCTCAAACTGTATCTCTGAGTGTTGGTGCGGATCGTATTCCCGTAGATGCAATGACTGCAGGGAATATTGTGGCAGTAGCCGGTCTAAAAGATGCTATTGCAGGTTCAACTGTGACATCAATTAAAGATGCCGAACCGTTTGAAAAGATCAGCCACTATACAGAACCAGTAGTTACAGTTGCGTTAGAAGCAAAGCATATGAAGGATTTACCAAAGCTCGTAGAAGTTTTAAGAACTGTAGCAAAAGCAGATCCTTCTATTCAAGTTGAAATTAACAATGAAACTGGAGAACACTTACTATCTGGTATGGGTGAACTTCACTTGGAAATCACGACATACCGTATCGTAAATGATTTCAAGATTGAGATCAACCAGTCTCCGCCAATCGTTGTATATAGGGAATCTGTAAAAGGCAAGAGTGAAACTTTCGAAGGAAAATCTCCGAACAAACACAACCGTTTCTTCGTAGAAGTATCTCCGCTCGAACAGCCTATCATCGATGCAATCAAAACTGGTGAAATCTCAGTAGATGGTAAGATCAAGGATACTAAAGAACTCGCAAAGAAGCTCCAGGACCTTGGAATGGATCGTGAAGAAGCAAAAGGCGTTGTGATGTTCAAAGATAACAATGTCTTTATCGATGGAACAAAAGGTATCCAGTACCTCAATGAAACTATTGAACTATGTAAACAAGGTTTCGAAGAGGCCATGAGTCTTGGGCCTTTAGCTCAAGAAAAAACAATGGGCCTGAAAGTTAAGCTCATGGATGCTAAGCTTCACGAAGATTCTATTCACAGGGGACCAGCTCAGGTCATTCCCGCTTTCCGTTCTGCTGTTTATGGAGCAATGTGCTTAGGAAAGAGGGTTCTGATGGAACCGCTGACTAAGATCTACATTAACTGTCCAGAATCTGTAATGGGTGATGCCCTGCGTGAATTGCAGCAGAGAAGAGGTGTAATTGACGAGATATCTCAGGAAGGAGAAGCAACAACTATCGTTGCAAGAGCACCTGTAGCTGAGATGTTTGGATTTGCATCTACGATTCGTGGAGCTACTCAGGGACGTGCATTATGGTCTACAGAGAATGCTGGATTTGTTCCAGTTCCGCCAGAATTGCAAACCAAAGTGGTAGAACAAATTAGAACAAGAAAAGGTCTGAAACCAGAACCTTATGATGCAGCTTATTACTCCGCATGA
- a CDS encoding 30S ribosomal protein S7, whose amino-acid sequence MKTVDGETQIQSNILLFGKYDMTDIAIRDGGLAKYIDLSPITVPHSGGKHANKSFAKSKMSVVERLVNNLMRTEVYTGKKVKSIKVVQGAFEIIEKKTGNNPLQVLVEAIENAAPREEITRLQFGGISVPKAVDISPARRLDIALRNIAKGSVDASFKSKKSADDCLADELMLASKGDMTSFAVAKKEELERVAASAR is encoded by the coding sequence GTGAAAACTGTGGACGGAGAAACTCAGATTCAGAGCAATATTTTGCTCTTTGGTAAGTATGATATGACTGACATCGCCATCAGGGACGGCGGATTAGCTAAATACATAGACCTCTCCCCCATCACCGTGCCACATTCTGGTGGAAAGCATGCCAACAAGTCATTTGCAAAGTCTAAGATGAGTGTTGTTGAGAGATTAGTCAACAATCTCATGAGGACCGAAGTATATACTGGCAAGAAGGTAAAGTCTATCAAAGTCGTACAGGGTGCCTTTGAGATTATTGAAAAGAAAACTGGAAATAATCCTCTTCAGGTACTCGTAGAGGCTATTGAAAATGCTGCACCTCGCGAAGAGATTACAAGGCTGCAATTTGGTGGAATTTCCGTACCTAAGGCTGTGGATATCTCTCCAGCTAGAAGATTGGACATCGCTCTCAGAAATATTGCTAAGGGTTCAGTTGATGCTTCTTTTAAAAGCAAAAAGTCAGCAGATGACTGTCTCGCTGATGAATTAATGCTGGCTTCCAAGGGAGATATGACCTCTTTTGCCGTAGCTAAGAAAGAAGAACTCGAACGTGTAGCTGCATCTGCAAGGTAA
- a CDS encoding 30S ribosomal protein S12, whose protein sequence is MARGLYTASKLKHDHQKSRWSDGKYKRRMLKLREKSDPLEGAAQARGIVLEKVGIEAKQPNSAIRKCVKIQLIKNGRQITAFAVGDGAINFIDEHDEVMVEGIGGRMGRSYGDIPGVRYKVILVNNVSLNELVRGRKEKPVR, encoded by the coding sequence TTGGCTAGAGGTCTATATACTGCTAGTAAGCTGAAACACGATCATCAGAAATCAAGATGGTCTGACGGCAAATACAAGCGGAGGATGTTGAAATTAAGGGAGAAGTCTGACCCATTAGAAGGTGCAGCTCAAGCCCGCGGTATCGTTTTGGAAAAAGTCGGTATCGAAGCAAAACAGCCTAACTCCGCTATCAGGAAATGCGTAAAGATTCAACTCATCAAGAACGGACGTCAAATTACTGCTTTTGCAGTAGGAGACGGTGCTATCAACTTCATTGATGAACACGATGAAGTTATGGTTGAAGGCATCGGTGGCAGAATGGGAAGATCATATGGAGATATTCCTGGTGTCCGTTATAAAGTCATCTTAGTAAACAACGTTTCCCTTAACGAACTTGTAAGAGGTCGTAAGGAGAAGCCGGTTAGGTGA
- the pth2 gene encoding peptidyl-tRNA hydrolase Pth2 — protein MEYKMVIAMRKDIKLSPGKMAAQAAHAAVSCSFASKKKNPLVFEKWYAEGQRKIVVKVDTLRELYELKASAESMGVVSSTVIDAGLTEVPPGTVTCIGFGPGSNEVLDKLTGHLKLM, from the coding sequence ATGGAATACAAAATGGTAATAGCCATGAGGAAAGACATAAAACTCTCTCCAGGTAAAATGGCCGCACAAGCTGCACACGCTGCAGTTTCATGCTCTTTCGCATCTAAAAAGAAAAATCCATTAGTATTCGAAAAATGGTATGCAGAAGGTCAAAGAAAAATAGTTGTGAAAGTTGACACATTAAGAGAACTTTATGAACTCAAAGCTTCTGCGGAGTCGATGGGGGTCGTCTCTTCAACTGTTATTGATGCAGGATTAACCGAAGTGCCTCCCGGTACAGTAACGTGTATAGGATTTGGCCCAGGGTCTAATGAGGTCTTAGACAAACTCACGGGGCACCTAAAACTGATGTAA